The following proteins come from a genomic window of Pyxidicoccus sp. MSG2:
- the folD gene encoding bifunctional methylenetetrahydrofolate dehydrogenase/methenyltetrahydrofolate cyclohydrolase FolD, whose protein sequence is MMAQLIDGKAVAARVRAEVKAEVDRLKAERGLTPGLAVVRVGEDPASQVYVGGKKKAAAEVGFNSWEHHRDASITQDELLALVRQLNDDPAVHGILVQLPLPRHIDADVIISAVKPEKDADGFHPMNAGNLLLGRPATRACTPYGIMRLLEEIGCDPAGKRAVVVGRSNIVGKPMALMLLQKNATVTIAHSKSDVRREVEGADIVVVAVGVKELVKGEWIKPGAVVIDVGMNRLPDGKLVGDVEFAKAAERASYITPVPGGVGPMTIAMLMRNTLEAAERGVK, encoded by the coding sequence ATTATGGCCCAGTTGATTGATGGCAAGGCAGTGGCGGCGCGGGTGCGGGCGGAGGTGAAGGCGGAGGTGGACCGGCTCAAGGCGGAGCGCGGCCTCACCCCCGGGCTCGCCGTGGTGCGCGTGGGCGAGGACCCCGCGTCCCAGGTCTACGTCGGCGGGAAGAAGAAGGCCGCCGCGGAGGTGGGCTTCAACTCGTGGGAGCACCACCGCGACGCGAGCATCACCCAGGACGAGCTGCTCGCGCTGGTGCGGCAGCTCAACGACGACCCGGCGGTGCACGGCATCCTCGTGCAGCTGCCGCTGCCCAGGCACATCGACGCGGACGTCATCATCTCCGCGGTGAAGCCGGAGAAGGACGCGGACGGCTTCCACCCGATGAACGCCGGCAACCTGCTGCTGGGCCGGCCCGCGACGCGCGCGTGCACGCCCTACGGCATCATGCGGCTGCTGGAGGAGATTGGCTGCGACCCGGCCGGCAAGCGCGCGGTGGTGGTGGGGCGCAGCAACATCGTCGGCAAGCCGATGGCGCTGATGCTGCTCCAGAAGAACGCCACCGTCACCATCGCCCACAGCAAGAGCGACGTGCGCCGCGAGGTGGAGGGCGCGGACATCGTCGTGGTGGCGGTGGGCGTGAAGGAGCTGGTGAAGGGCGAGTGGATCAAGCCCGGCGCGGTGGTCATCGACGTGGGGATGAACCGCCTGCCGGACGGCAAGCTGGTGGGCGACGTGGAGTTCGCGAAGGCCGCCGAGCGCGCCTCGTACATCACCCCCGTGCCGGGCGGCGTGGGGCCGATGACGATTGCCATGCTCATGCGCAACACGCTGGAAGCGGCCGAGCGCGGCGTGAAGTGA
- a CDS encoding TerB family tellurite resistance protein yields MGAGRVLGAIVGLAVGLLIGHPLAIVLLAVVGGLVGHRLDEQHSQFTGSPEVLSDFVPPDPRSFEEAGTEEAPVDELTRDLCALFIEVAHADGDVRREEVREVRRYFESVLGYGPESLQLVRGHLKAFLARPPDLDAAARACGEQLPSAERHQLLDALFELALVDGALQRSEREVLRRAARGLDISEEEEQAIAAQHLGAGDDHYAVLGLTPDATDTEVKRAFRQLAAEHHPDKAAHAGRQAAEQASRRFQELRDAYEEIRRLRGL; encoded by the coding sequence ATGGGCGCGGGAAGAGTTCTGGGGGCGATTGTCGGGCTGGCGGTGGGCCTGCTCATCGGACACCCGCTCGCCATCGTCCTCCTCGCCGTCGTGGGAGGCCTCGTCGGCCACCGTCTCGACGAGCAGCATTCCCAGTTCACCGGGTCGCCAGAGGTGCTCTCCGACTTCGTCCCCCCCGACCCGCGCTCCTTCGAGGAGGCCGGGACTGAAGAAGCGCCGGTCGATGAGCTGACCCGCGACCTCTGCGCCCTCTTCATCGAGGTGGCCCACGCCGACGGTGACGTCCGCCGCGAGGAGGTGCGCGAGGTGCGCCGCTACTTCGAGAGCGTCCTCGGCTACGGCCCCGAGTCCCTCCAGCTCGTGCGCGGGCACCTCAAGGCGTTCCTCGCCCGGCCCCCGGACCTGGATGCCGCCGCGCGGGCCTGCGGGGAGCAGCTGCCTTCCGCCGAGCGCCACCAGTTGCTCGACGCCCTCTTCGAGCTGGCGCTGGTGGACGGCGCCCTCCAACGCTCCGAGCGGGAGGTGCTGCGCCGCGCGGCCCGGGGCCTGGATATCTCCGAGGAGGAAGAGCAGGCCATCGCTGCTCAGCACCTGGGCGCCGGCGACGACCACTACGCCGTGCTCGGCCTCACCCCCGACGCCACCGACACGGAGGTGAAGCGCGCCTTCCGTCAGCTCGCCGCCGAGCACCATCCCGACAAGGCCGCCCACGCCGGAAGGCAGGCCGCCGAGCAGGCCTCCCGCCGCTTTCAGGAGCTCCGGGATGCCTACGAAGAGATTCGACGACTGCGCGGACTGTAG
- a CDS encoding Smr/MutS family protein has product MSQKKKDEAFHNNPFKSAIKAMKDQEKKEAQDKAAAAAAEAAKRKAPPPPPKAKKGPKVSEADEAALFYSAMDGVQQITNRGEAPAPNPRLPEIIDENAEALAELSELVAGQGDFDITGGDEYFEGAGPGIDRNLLRSLRRGDFSVQGRLDLHGMTQAAARDAVERFLADSRRSKKRCVLIVHGRGLNSKDQIPVLKESVREWLSQKRVGNMVLAFATARPQDGGTGAVYVLLRR; this is encoded by the coding sequence ATGAGCCAGAAGAAGAAGGACGAGGCGTTCCACAACAACCCCTTCAAGTCCGCCATCAAGGCGATGAAGGACCAGGAGAAGAAGGAGGCCCAGGACAAGGCCGCCGCTGCCGCCGCCGAGGCCGCGAAGCGCAAGGCCCCGCCTCCCCCGCCCAAGGCGAAGAAGGGGCCCAAGGTCAGCGAGGCCGATGAGGCCGCCCTCTTCTATTCCGCCATGGACGGCGTGCAGCAGATCACCAACCGCGGTGAGGCCCCGGCGCCCAACCCGCGCCTGCCCGAAATCATCGACGAGAATGCCGAGGCGCTCGCCGAGCTCTCGGAGCTCGTCGCAGGCCAGGGCGACTTCGACATCACCGGCGGCGACGAATACTTCGAGGGCGCGGGGCCGGGCATCGACCGGAACCTGCTGCGCTCGCTGCGCCGGGGCGACTTCTCCGTGCAGGGCCGCCTGGACCTGCATGGCATGACGCAGGCGGCGGCCAGGGACGCCGTGGAGCGTTTCCTGGCGGACAGCCGCCGCTCCAAGAAGCGATGTGTGCTCATCGTCCACGGACGTGGGTTGAACTCCAAGGACCAGATTCCCGTCCTCAAGGAGAGCGTCAGGGAGTGGCTGTCCCAGAAGCGCGTGGGGAACATGGTGCTGGCGTTCGCCACCGCACGTCCGCAGGACGGGGGCACCGGGGCGGTGTACGTCCTGCTCCGGCGGTAA
- a CDS encoding adenosine deaminase: MARELIDLHIHVGGAVAPHILWSIAHQQGFKLPVKNYFDFVELITSRPGKVGSLDDYLKILHTWTEKIQSSPSAIERSVYEVIGKEYRGSRVTQMELRFNPMKRNLNSELDLDHIIHAALRGMDRAVLEYGVKMGLIFCLAREFDHKLNSIIVDKAIKYRTRGVYGIDLAGTETNAMELKPERVAEYEDLFARARKAGLKCTVHTGETRGTGAEGVMSVVEKLKPHRIGHGIRAAYDEHAMKVLRENDIVLELCPTSNLHTKAVEGVEELRHICRTFWDRKVKFTINTDGPYLLETDMRREIEIIEQNGILTPEQVDQTLAWARQASFIPA, encoded by the coding sequence ATGGCACGCGAACTCATCGACCTGCACATCCATGTGGGCGGCGCCGTTGCGCCCCACATCCTCTGGTCCATCGCCCACCAGCAGGGCTTCAAGCTCCCCGTCAAAAACTACTTCGACTTCGTGGAGCTCATCACCTCCCGACCCGGCAAGGTCGGGAGCCTCGACGACTATCTGAAGATCCTCCACACGTGGACGGAGAAGATTCAGTCCTCGCCGAGCGCAATCGAGCGCTCCGTCTATGAGGTCATCGGCAAGGAGTACCGCGGTAGCCGGGTGACACAGATGGAGCTGCGCTTCAACCCGATGAAGCGCAACCTCAACTCCGAGCTGGACCTGGACCACATCATCCACGCCGCGCTGCGCGGCATGGACCGCGCGGTGCTGGAGTACGGCGTGAAGATGGGGCTCATCTTCTGCCTCGCTCGCGAGTTCGACCACAAGCTCAACAGCATCATCGTGGACAAGGCCATCAAGTACCGCACGCGCGGCGTGTACGGCATCGACCTGGCCGGCACCGAGACGAACGCCATGGAGCTCAAGCCCGAGCGCGTGGCCGAGTACGAGGACCTCTTCGCGCGCGCCCGCAAGGCCGGCCTCAAGTGCACCGTGCACACCGGCGAGACGCGCGGCACCGGCGCCGAGGGCGTCATGTCCGTGGTGGAGAAGCTCAAGCCGCACCGCATCGGCCATGGCATCCGCGCCGCCTACGACGAGCACGCCATGAAGGTGCTGCGGGAGAACGACATCGTCCTGGAGCTGTGCCCCACGTCCAACCTGCACACCAAGGCGGTGGAGGGCGTGGAGGAGCTGCGCCACATCTGCCGCACCTTCTGGGACCGCAAGGTGAAGTTCACCATCAACACCGACGGCCCCTACCTGCTCGAGACGGACATGCGCCGGGAAATCGAAATCATCGAGCAGAACGGCATCCTCACGCCGGAGCAGGTGGACCAGACGCTCGCCTGGGCCCGGCAGGCCTCGTTCATCCCCGCCTGA
- a CDS encoding quinone-dependent dihydroorotate dehydrogenase, with amino-acid sequence MYGLTRSLLFQLSAERAHRLGMAGLHQLGRAHGLCESMRAKALRGTTPGMAVDVAGLRFAHPVALAAGLDKDAEAVDGLFACGFSAVEIGTLTPRPQPGNPTPRLFRLPEHRAVINRMGFNNHGATDAATRLRALTWRPGPLGVNIGKNKDTPLEKAVDDYVACVDALAPLGDYVVVNASSPNTPGLRKLQEPEALGHLLRTVQERLASVAPGKPLFLKIAPDLTPEAVDEVVDVVRACGLSGLIATNTTIARPFEHPLAKEAGGLSGAPVREPANAVIRRAYLRSGGALPIIGVGGVFTAQDVYEKLRAGASVVQVYTGFIYEGPGMVGRILPGLAALLSRDGFSQVRDAIGAEHRGTGQAASPPSA; translated from the coding sequence ATGTACGGACTCACCCGCTCGCTCCTCTTCCAGCTCTCCGCGGAGCGCGCGCACCGGCTGGGCATGGCCGGGCTGCACCAGCTCGGCCGCGCCCACGGCCTCTGCGAATCCATGCGCGCGAAGGCACTGCGCGGCACCACGCCGGGCATGGCCGTGGACGTCGCGGGCCTGCGCTTCGCCCACCCCGTGGCCCTGGCCGCCGGCCTGGACAAGGACGCCGAGGCGGTGGACGGACTCTTCGCCTGCGGCTTCTCCGCGGTGGAGATTGGCACCCTCACGCCCCGGCCCCAGCCCGGCAACCCCACACCGCGCCTGTTCCGCCTCCCGGAGCACCGTGCCGTCATCAACCGCATGGGCTTCAACAACCACGGCGCCACGGACGCGGCCACGCGCCTGCGCGCGCTCACGTGGCGCCCCGGCCCGCTGGGCGTCAACATCGGCAAGAACAAGGACACGCCGCTGGAGAAGGCGGTGGACGACTACGTGGCCTGCGTGGACGCGCTCGCGCCGCTGGGCGACTACGTGGTGGTGAATGCCTCGTCGCCCAACACGCCCGGCCTGCGCAAGCTGCAGGAGCCGGAAGCGCTGGGCCACCTGCTGCGCACCGTGCAGGAGCGCCTGGCCTCGGTGGCCCCCGGCAAGCCCCTGTTCCTGAAGATTGCCCCGGACCTCACGCCCGAGGCCGTGGACGAGGTGGTGGACGTGGTGCGCGCGTGCGGCCTCTCGGGCCTCATCGCCACCAACACCACCATCGCCCGCCCCTTCGAGCACCCGCTGGCGAAGGAGGCGGGCGGCCTGTCCGGAGCGCCCGTGCGCGAGCCGGCCAACGCCGTCATCCGCCGCGCGTACCTGCGCAGCGGCGGCGCCCTGCCCATCATCGGCGTGGGCGGCGTCTTCACCGCCCAGGACGTGTACGAGAAGCTGCGCGCCGGCGCGTCCGTGGTGCAGGTCTACACGGGCTTCATCTACGAGGGGCCCGGCATGGTGGGCCGCATCCTCCCCGGCCTCGCCGCCCTGCTCTCCCGGGATGGCTTCAGCCAGGTGCGGGACGCCATCGGCGCCGAGCACCGGGGCACCGGACAGGCCGCTTCCCCGCCCTCCGCATAG
- a CDS encoding DUF4097 family beta strand repeat-containing protein, producing the protein MHLALLVILAAAPATPQTWKFETDGTPEVHISNVDGAVRVDAVDGNSVVFEVVREGSDSGRNKTEVEVVQEGDVVRAQVCCGKCEEERHSCKGDLGKVRFAVKVPRSTELHVSVVNATVSVGGVTGEQEISAVNGRVEVNGSERRISVSSVDGEVVLAPRKVVTTSVSTVSGDVRLKLPAKADAKVEFSSVSGSFNGSSVALGSKEKSYGAGSQAVEVSTVSGALTVQE; encoded by the coding sequence ATGCACCTCGCCCTCCTGGTCATCCTGGCTGCTGCCCCGGCAACACCCCAGACGTGGAAGTTTGAAACGGATGGCACTCCCGAGGTCCATATTTCCAATGTGGATGGCGCGGTGCGGGTAGATGCGGTAGACGGGAATAGCGTGGTATTCGAGGTGGTTAGGGAAGGCTCGGACTCGGGCCGGAACAAAACCGAGGTTGAAGTCGTCCAAGAAGGCGACGTGGTGAGGGCGCAGGTGTGCTGCGGGAAGTGCGAGGAGGAGCGGCACTCCTGCAAGGGTGACCTGGGGAAGGTGCGGTTCGCGGTGAAGGTGCCCCGGAGCACGGAGCTTCACGTCAGTGTCGTGAATGCCACGGTGTCAGTAGGGGGCGTGACGGGGGAGCAGGAGATTTCGGCGGTCAACGGCCGTGTGGAAGTGAACGGCTCGGAGCGAAGGATCTCGGTCAGCTCCGTAGATGGAGAAGTGGTGTTGGCACCGCGGAAGGTCGTGACTACTTCTGTGAGCACCGTTTCAGGGGATGTCCGGCTGAAGCTGCCGGCCAAGGCGGACGCGAAGGTGGAATTCAGCTCCGTCAGTGGAAGTTTCAATGGGAGTTCCGTCGCGCTCGGCTCGAAGGAGAAGAGCTACGGCGCCGGCTCCCAGGCAGTCGAAGTCAGCACGGTGAGCGGCGCGCTCACGGTGCAGGAATAG
- the exoK gene encoding spore coat polysaccharide biosynthesis glycosyltransferase ExoK, which produces MRREEVRMGREPLRLVQFTRSFHIGGTEVQVLELLRGLPPSYRLQVSVLEDAGPLMGSLWKLGHAPEAFPLKGSVAQPNTAYQVYRMARWLKQHRVELVHVHDFYSTLIAVPAAKLAGAKVIVGRLDLSHWQGRVRRAVHARLTRMADHVIANAEAIRNMLVSEEGLPASRVSVIHNGLDLRRFDARVREGLKGPLPDTGGAPVVVHVANMNHPVKRQEDLLLSLAMLRHGGTKLHAFLVGDGPRRPQLEKLAAELGVTDTVHFLRHRTDVPAIYARASFGVLCSSAEGMSNAVMEGMASGLPMVVTRVGGNTDLVQDGVRGLIVSPEQPAQLAQSFAQLLSNPEKARAMGRAARDFVARELSLEKMIRVHDALYQKVARGIGA; this is translated from the coding sequence ATGCGGCGTGAGGAGGTGCGGATGGGGCGGGAGCCCCTCCGCCTGGTGCAGTTCACCCGGTCGTTCCACATTGGAGGGACGGAGGTGCAGGTGCTGGAGCTGCTGCGGGGGCTGCCCCCCAGCTACCGGCTCCAGGTCTCCGTGCTGGAGGACGCGGGGCCGCTGATGGGCTCGCTCTGGAAGCTCGGCCACGCGCCGGAGGCCTTCCCGCTCAAGGGCTCGGTGGCGCAGCCCAACACCGCGTACCAGGTGTACCGGATGGCGCGCTGGCTGAAGCAGCACCGCGTGGAGCTGGTGCACGTGCACGACTTCTACTCCACGCTCATCGCCGTGCCCGCCGCGAAGCTGGCGGGGGCGAAGGTCATCGTCGGGCGGTTGGACCTGTCCCACTGGCAGGGCCGGGTGCGGCGCGCGGTGCACGCGCGGCTGACGCGGATGGCGGACCACGTCATCGCCAACGCGGAGGCCATCCGGAACATGCTGGTGTCCGAGGAGGGCCTGCCCGCCTCGCGCGTCTCCGTCATCCACAACGGCCTGGACCTGCGGCGCTTCGACGCCCGCGTGCGCGAGGGCCTCAAGGGCCCCCTGCCGGACACGGGCGGTGCGCCGGTGGTGGTGCACGTGGCCAACATGAACCACCCCGTGAAGCGGCAGGAAGACCTGCTGCTCTCGCTGGCCATGCTCCGCCACGGCGGCACGAAGTTGCATGCCTTCCTCGTGGGGGACGGCCCGCGCCGGCCGCAATTGGAGAAGCTGGCCGCGGAGCTCGGCGTGACGGACACCGTCCACTTCCTCCGGCACCGCACCGACGTGCCGGCCATCTACGCGCGCGCCAGCTTCGGCGTGCTGTGCTCCTCCGCGGAGGGCATGTCCAACGCCGTCATGGAGGGCATGGCCTCCGGGCTGCCCATGGTGGTGACACGGGTGGGCGGCAACACCGACCTCGTCCAGGACGGCGTGCGCGGCCTCATCGTGTCACCCGAGCAGCCCGCCCAACTGGCCCAGTCCTTTGCCCAGCTCCTCTCGAATCCCGAGAAGGCGAGAGCCATGGGCCGGGCCGCGCGGGACTTCGTGGCGCGGGAGCTGTCGCTGGAGAAGATGATCCGCGTGCACGACGCGCTGTACCAGAAGGTGGCTCGCGGCATTGGCGCCTGA
- the exoJ gene encoding spore coat polysaccharide polymerase ExoJ: MVPGDQGQRRDLWAFYALTAFAAVLYAAPGEWIPALAELRLALVTSVLAAGLMVMRRLGKAEPLYVDGSRGLALIGFSTLAVASLSWSLNPEVTQATGVELLKLTAIYLTIVNVITSGKRLAVVCGAMVLASVVTSIGVINWYLVGEDLVEGFRARWVGVYADPNHMAMNIGLVVPLAVAFMARKGSAWLWRLACLVAAALAVTAIVFSHSRGGFIGLSLAMGIWAVREKRRMQAVVVGSLFVVGLLVFAPKSFWERNETVATFHEDASAMGRVYAWQVASRISLDRPLLGVGAGSFRYAWPLYAPPEARRAYVAHNIFLDVIGELGWVGLAFFLVFAGGAAGGAFAASRNPEMGWLGRALSASMVGYLVCDLFSGYILSAHCYVLFGLAAAAHRIARAAETSSVAVQKVPAPREPAVAGWEGSGHAA, encoded by the coding sequence ATGGTGCCGGGCGACCAGGGACAGCGCCGTGACTTGTGGGCCTTCTATGCGCTGACCGCGTTCGCGGCGGTGTTGTATGCGGCGCCGGGTGAGTGGATCCCCGCGCTGGCGGAGCTGCGGCTGGCGCTGGTGACATCGGTGCTGGCGGCGGGGTTGATGGTGATGCGGCGGCTGGGCAAGGCCGAGCCGCTCTACGTGGACGGCTCGCGAGGGCTGGCGCTGATTGGTTTTTCGACGCTGGCGGTGGCGTCGCTCTCCTGGTCGCTGAACCCGGAGGTGACGCAGGCGACGGGCGTGGAGCTGCTGAAGCTCACGGCCATCTACCTCACCATCGTCAACGTCATCACCAGCGGCAAGCGGCTCGCGGTGGTGTGCGGGGCCATGGTGCTGGCGTCGGTGGTGACGTCCATCGGCGTCATCAACTGGTACCTGGTGGGCGAGGACCTGGTGGAGGGCTTCCGCGCGCGGTGGGTGGGCGTCTACGCGGACCCGAACCACATGGCCATGAACATTGGCCTGGTGGTGCCGCTGGCCGTCGCCTTCATGGCGCGCAAGGGCAGCGCGTGGCTGTGGCGGCTGGCGTGCCTCGTCGCGGCGGCGCTGGCGGTGACGGCGATTGTCTTCTCTCACTCGCGCGGCGGCTTCATCGGCCTGTCGCTCGCCATGGGCATCTGGGCGGTGCGCGAGAAGCGCCGCATGCAGGCGGTGGTGGTGGGCTCCCTCTTCGTGGTGGGCCTGCTCGTGTTCGCTCCGAAGAGCTTCTGGGAGCGCAACGAGACGGTGGCCACGTTCCACGAGGACGCGTCCGCCATGGGCCGCGTGTACGCGTGGCAGGTGGCCAGCCGCATCAGCCTGGACCGGCCGCTGCTGGGCGTGGGCGCGGGCAGCTTCCGCTACGCGTGGCCGCTGTATGCGCCGCCCGAGGCGCGCCGGGCCTACGTGGCGCACAACATCTTCCTGGACGTGATTGGCGAGCTGGGCTGGGTGGGCCTCGCCTTCTTCCTGGTCTTCGCGGGCGGCGCCGCGGGCGGCGCCTTCGCGGCGTCGAGAAACCCGGAGATGGGCTGGTTGGGGCGGGCGCTGTCCGCCTCCATGGTCGGCTACCTCGTGTGTGACTTGTTCTCCGGCTACATCCTGTCCGCGCACTGCTACGTGCTCTTCGGATTGGCGGCGGCGGCGCATCGGATTGCCCGCGCGGCGGAGACGTCTTCGGTGGCGGTGCAGAAGGTTCCGGCTCCCAGGGAGCCGGCGGTGGCGGGTTGGGAGGGGTCTGGACATGCGGCGTGA
- a CDS encoding DUF6178 family protein, with protein sequence MSENGKGNGRDAQLAPRELRQRLMRLSPRQRMDALLEASDARAVVRSLPPEDLYVTIQEVGLADATELVQLASPGQFRAFVDLGGWHRDKVDSHAVLTWLRAARGGVDDTGDFLRKLHAVDLEVLELLLREFSEVHDLEENPDVNPPGVTMETPEGRYLIEIKAEGVEMSAVRSLLNDLIAENPFEAVRLLEAVRWEIPSEMEETAYQFRRGRLLDMGFPTLEDAVSLFSRVDVGAPVDTTKAPGAALAATGGHVDYLEAAFRGLTMLERENAEDELRDVANAALVAELADPGDLDATRQAAEMVRDYLSLGLEHLTGAVPGRASDALRDTPLRRVFQVGFSLTLQLKFRADRLVKAPGAMLEGVLMVLPEEAAAIDALRRKRPRRALRVEGAEPVPFRSLREVASTEALLARAEAQVALLRGMLGGSAEAAHTAVARFGVPLETLGVERLLAAVVAMAVLEGRADARPVPLGRTVELGQRLFEGTPEEPRLRPSAAERVFAGLENAVPPEAREELRRLVGLTLTRLLDELGTAWLQEGRLDPVATAVLPMESSPVP encoded by the coding sequence GTGTCTGAAAACGGCAAGGGAAATGGCAGAGACGCGCAGCTCGCCCCGCGAGAGCTGCGCCAGCGGTTGATGCGGCTGTCCCCGCGGCAGCGGATGGACGCCCTCCTGGAGGCTTCGGATGCGCGGGCGGTGGTGCGCTCGCTGCCTCCGGAGGACCTCTACGTCACCATCCAGGAAGTGGGGCTGGCGGATGCGACGGAGCTGGTGCAGCTCGCGTCGCCCGGCCAGTTCCGCGCCTTCGTGGACCTGGGCGGCTGGCACCGCGACAAGGTGGACTCGCACGCGGTGCTCACCTGGCTGCGCGCCGCGCGCGGCGGGGTGGACGACACCGGGGATTTCCTCCGCAAGCTGCACGCGGTGGACCTGGAGGTGCTGGAGTTGCTGCTGCGCGAGTTCTCCGAGGTGCATGACCTGGAGGAGAACCCGGACGTCAACCCGCCCGGCGTGACGATGGAGACGCCCGAGGGGCGCTACCTCATCGAAATCAAGGCCGAGGGCGTGGAGATGTCCGCCGTGCGCTCGCTCCTCAATGACCTCATCGCGGAGAACCCCTTCGAGGCGGTGCGGCTGCTGGAGGCCGTGCGCTGGGAGATTCCCAGCGAGATGGAGGAGACGGCCTACCAGTTCCGCCGCGGGCGGCTGCTGGACATGGGCTTCCCCACGCTGGAGGACGCGGTGTCCCTCTTCAGCCGCGTGGACGTGGGCGCCCCGGTGGACACGACGAAGGCGCCGGGCGCCGCGCTGGCGGCCACCGGCGGGCACGTGGACTACCTGGAGGCGGCCTTCCGCGGGCTGACGATGCTGGAGCGGGAGAACGCGGAGGACGAGCTGCGGGACGTGGCCAACGCCGCGCTGGTGGCGGAGCTGGCGGACCCTGGAGACCTGGACGCCACGCGCCAGGCGGCGGAGATGGTCCGCGACTACCTCTCGCTGGGGCTGGAGCACCTGACGGGCGCCGTCCCCGGCCGCGCCTCGGACGCGCTGCGCGACACGCCGCTGCGCCGCGTCTTCCAGGTGGGCTTCTCGCTGACGCTCCAGCTCAAGTTCCGGGCGGACCGGCTGGTGAAGGCACCGGGCGCCATGCTCGAGGGCGTGCTGATGGTGCTGCCGGAGGAGGCCGCGGCCATCGACGCGCTCCGGCGCAAGCGGCCGCGCCGCGCGCTGCGGGTGGAGGGCGCGGAGCCGGTGCCCTTCCGCTCCCTGCGCGAGGTGGCCTCCACCGAGGCGCTGCTGGCCCGCGCGGAGGCCCAGGTGGCGCTGCTGCGCGGGATGCTGGGCGGCTCCGCCGAGGCCGCGCACACGGCGGTGGCCCGCTTCGGCGTGCCGCTGGAGACGCTGGGCGTGGAGCGCCTGCTGGCCGCGGTGGTGGCCATGGCGGTGCTGGAGGGCCGGGCGGACGCGCGCCCCGTGCCCCTGGGGCGCACGGTGGAGCTGGGCCAGCGCCTCTTCGAGGGCACCCCCGAGGAGCCGCGTCTGCGCCCCTCCGCCGCCGAGCGCGTCTTCGCCGGCCTGGAGAACGCGGTGCCCCCCGAGGCCCGCGAGGAGCTGCGGCGCCTGGTGGGACTGACACTCACCCGGCTGTTGGACGAGCTGGGCACGGCCTGGCTCCAGGAGGGGCGGTTGGATCCAGTCGCCACCGCCGTGCTTCCCATGGAGAGCAGCCCGGTACCGTAG
- the yihA gene encoding ribosome biogenesis GTP-binding protein YihA/YsxC, whose product MIKVLDARFVVTAVEPKGYPPGHTAEVAFVGRSNVGKSSMINALTNRRKLVRVSNTPGRTRTLNFFDVDLERKGVRHAVRLCDLPGYGFAKASKTDKKQWEEMITTYLEKRHRLEAVVSIIDAEVGPTPDDLATLDYLQAHNRRILVVATKVDRLTKAQRKPRMLALSKAMDLPLEIILPFSSTEKLGVDEVWGALLDTFGKSTRVE is encoded by the coding sequence GTGATCAAGGTTCTCGACGCCCGCTTTGTCGTCACCGCCGTGGAGCCCAAGGGCTACCCGCCGGGCCATACCGCGGAGGTGGCCTTCGTCGGCCGCTCCAACGTGGGCAAGTCTTCCATGATCAACGCGCTCACCAACCGCAGGAAGCTGGTGCGCGTGTCGAACACCCCGGGCCGCACCCGGACGCTCAACTTCTTCGACGTGGACCTGGAGCGCAAAGGCGTGCGCCACGCGGTGCGCCTGTGCGATCTGCCCGGCTACGGCTTCGCCAAGGCCAGCAAGACGGACAAGAAGCAGTGGGAGGAGATGATCACCACCTACCTCGAGAAGCGGCACCGCCTGGAGGCGGTGGTCAGCATCATCGACGCGGAGGTGGGGCCTACCCCGGACGACCTGGCCACGCTCGACTACCTCCAGGCCCACAACCGTCGCATCCTCGTCGTGGCGACCAAGGTGGACCGGCTCACCAAGGCCCAGCGCAAGCCCCGCATGCTGGCGCTCTCCAAGGCCATGGACCTGCCCCTGGAGATCATCCTTCCCTTCTCCTCGACGGAGAAGCTGGGAGTCGATGAAGTCTGGGGCGCCCTGCTCGATACCTTCGGGAAGTCCACCCGGGTGGAGTGA
- a CDS encoding cytochrome c3 family protein produces MMLLLALALGGAAAAADFVGPDSCKGCHPEAYDAWMQSKHARAENSLSEQQRKDGRCLSCHSPDQGAQATASVTCETCHGGGQYYSPEYVMKDPELARLVGLVDPSEKQCRSCHDASSPSLRPFDFKESLKAIDHWSAERARRSGRTDASSTSTSTAPAPASAKK; encoded by the coding sequence ATGATGCTCCTGCTCGCCCTCGCCCTCGGTGGCGCGGCCGCCGCCGCCGACTTCGTCGGCCCGGACAGCTGCAAGGGCTGCCACCCCGAGGCCTACGACGCGTGGATGCAGTCCAAGCATGCCCGCGCGGAGAACTCCCTCTCCGAGCAGCAGCGCAAGGACGGGCGCTGCCTGTCCTGCCACTCCCCGGATCAGGGCGCGCAGGCCACGGCCAGCGTCACCTGCGAGACGTGCCACGGCGGCGGCCAGTACTACTCGCCCGAGTACGTGATGAAGGACCCGGAACTGGCCCGGCTGGTGGGGCTGGTGGACCCGTCAGAGAAGCAGTGCCGCTCCTGCCACGACGCTTCCTCGCCCTCCCTCCGGCCTTTCGACTTCAAGGAGTCGCTCAAGGCCATCGACCACTGGTCCGCCGAGCGCGCCCGCCGCTCCGGCCGGACCGACGCGTCCTCTACTTCCACCTCCACGGCGCCAGCCCCGGCCAGCGCCAAGAAATAG